The Streptomyces sp. NBC_00483 genome contains the following window.
ACGGGCGAGGTGATGGCGACGGTCAAGGTCCGTCTCGACGGCGGCCAGGACCTCACGGCCGCCATCACCCTCGAGTCCGTCAAGGACCTGGGCCTCGCCTCGGGTTCCGCGGTCCGAGCCCTGGTCAAGTCCACCGAGGTGGCGCTCGCGACAGCGCCCGTCGAGGGCCTGTCCATCCGCAACCAGCTGCCCGGCACGGTCAGGGACGTCGCCACCGGGGGCGCCATGGCCTCGGTCAGGGTCGACATCAGCGGGGCGGAGCTGACCGCCGCCATCACGAAGGACGCCGCCGCCGACCTGCACCTGGCGGCCGGCTCCACGGTGGTCGCCCTGCTGAAGTCGACAGAGGTGTCGCTGGCCACTGCCTGAGGGACCCGCTCGCGTCTCATGTCGCGCCCGCGATGTGAGACGCGCTCCCACGGAATCCGGCGGAAACCCTAAAGTGGCGCACATGTTCGGACCCGCTCGTCACCTGGCTCTCGCGCTCTTCGCGGCCACGACGTGGAGTGTCGACGACGCGCTCTGTCGTCGTTGACGTCCTGCCGCGCCGCTTCGGCGCGGCGAGCTCCTCCTGTCCGAACCTTCCCACTCCAGCTGCCGGAGACCTGCCGTGACCACCGCTCCCCCCGCCGGGGCGCCGCCGCGCGCCGCCCTGATCGCCCCGT
Protein-coding sequences here:
- a CDS encoding TOBE domain-containing protein → MALSIRNQLPGTVTAVTTGEVMATVKVRLDGGQDLTAAITLESVKDLGLASGSAVRALVKSTEVALATAPVEGLSIRNQLPGTVRDVATGGAMASVRVDISGAELTAAITKDAAADLHLAAGSTVVALLKSTEVSLATA